A genome region from Novosphingobium sp. G106 includes the following:
- a CDS encoding TauD/TfdA family dioxygenase produces MATTAPLCTSDRFGIAPLTPRIGAEIEGIDLGCALSDDDIGEIYRALLNYKVIFFRDQDISEEQHIAFARRFGELEVHPVTPKEQAHQEIFHLRTQPNRTSGADLWHSDVTWRAEPSLGSILRGRTIPEIGGDTMWADMVAAYEGLSPAMKEWICSLTAVHDGSVFATVQGKPTSDFLDRFPPQRHPVVRTHPDTGERALYVNCAFTTHIEGLSKKESDWLLQHLYDQASKPEYQVRFRWRPNSFAFWDNRSCQHYAVADYWPTMRAMERVTIVGDRPFFDPARG; encoded by the coding sequence ATGGCCACCACCGCCCCACTGTGCACGTCTGACCGCTTTGGCATCGCCCCGCTGACCCCGCGCATCGGCGCAGAGATTGAAGGCATCGACTTGGGCTGCGCCCTGTCCGACGACGACATTGGCGAGATCTATCGCGCGCTACTGAACTACAAGGTCATCTTCTTCCGGGATCAGGACATCAGCGAAGAGCAACATATCGCCTTTGCCCGCCGCTTCGGCGAACTAGAGGTCCATCCGGTCACGCCCAAGGAACAGGCCCACCAGGAGATCTTTCATCTCCGCACCCAGCCGAACCGCACCTCAGGTGCTGATTTGTGGCATTCGGACGTGACTTGGCGCGCTGAGCCCTCGCTCGGCTCGATCCTGCGCGGCCGCACCATCCCCGAGATCGGCGGCGACACGATGTGGGCCGACATGGTCGCAGCATACGAGGGACTGTCCCCGGCGATGAAGGAATGGATATGCTCTCTCACCGCGGTGCACGATGGCAGTGTCTTCGCCACGGTTCAAGGCAAACCCACTTCCGACTTCCTCGATCGCTTCCCGCCACAGCGCCACCCCGTCGTGCGCACCCATCCCGACACGGGCGAGCGCGCACTCTACGTCAACTGCGCCTTCACCACTCATATCGAGGGACTGAGCAAGAAGGAGAGCGACTGGCTGCTGCAGCACCTCTACGATCAGGCCTCGAAGCCCGAATATCAGGTGCGCTTCCGCTGGCGGCCAAACAGCTTCGCCTTCTGGGATAATCGATCCTGCCAACACTACGCTGTCGCGGATTACTGGCCGACGATGCGGGCAATGGAGCGCGTGACAATCGTCGGAGATAGGCCGTTCTTCGATCCGGCGAGGGGCTAA
- a CDS encoding TetR/AcrR family transcriptional regulator, with amino-acid sequence MMVERGRTRRDPRREVTRTALIEKAEALIAERGLDGVSPRQIGAAIGSANNNVVAYHFGGMEELISAIYHHRLPGIEARRAELIAELDALGRGAELRGLMDALWRPLYEQRGEDGKHSYVAFLAGLARSGWAWTRYTLHEEYPVVMVIVERIRPLLPVSARPKFHQRLIVTAAMISNSLAAMNQFTDKGASADAVFADLVAMATAALLCESDVA; translated from the coding sequence ATGATGGTAGAAAGGGGGCGGACCCGGCGCGATCCCAGGCGCGAGGTAACGCGTACTGCTCTGATCGAAAAGGCCGAGGCGCTGATCGCGGAACGCGGCCTCGACGGCGTCTCGCCCCGGCAGATCGGCGCGGCGATCGGATCGGCGAACAACAACGTCGTCGCTTATCATTTCGGCGGTATGGAAGAGCTGATCTCGGCGATCTACCATCACCGCCTGCCCGGCATCGAAGCGCGCCGTGCCGAACTTATCGCAGAGCTCGACGCGCTTGGTCGTGGCGCCGAGCTGCGCGGACTCATGGATGCGTTATGGCGTCCGCTCTACGAGCAGCGTGGCGAGGATGGAAAGCATAGCTACGTCGCTTTCCTCGCGGGTCTCGCCCGTTCCGGTTGGGCCTGGACGCGCTATACTTTGCACGAGGAATATCCGGTGGTCATGGTGATCGTCGAGCGTATTCGGCCGCTGCTGCCGGTGAGTGCGCGGCCGAAGTTCCATCAGCGGCTGATCGTCACCGCCGCGATGATCAGCAACTCGCTCGCCGCAATGAACCAATTCACCGACAAGGGCGCTTCGGCCGACGCGGTCTTCGCCGATCTCGTCGCAATGGCGACCGCCGCGCTACTCTGTGAGAGTGATGTCGCCTGA
- a CDS encoding helix-turn-helix domain-containing protein, whose protein sequence is MMTKVNPGVLRVSQILNFMACRAEKPCTHAEIRAGTGMSHATCHMLLTALVEVGYVIRLSDKSFILGPSLLIIVRAAEAEYSASTSIILKELPYMDNPSMR, encoded by the coding sequence ATGATGACCAAGGTCAACCCGGGAGTACTAAGGGTATCGCAGATCCTCAATTTCATGGCCTGCCGTGCTGAAAAGCCATGCACGCACGCGGAAATTCGTGCGGGGACCGGCATGAGCCACGCAACTTGCCACATGCTTTTAACTGCGCTTGTGGAAGTGGGCTATGTCATACGCCTGAGTGATAAGTCTTTCATTCTCGGGCCGTCACTGCTCATCATCGTCAGGGCGGCGGAGGCAGAATATTCCGCAAGCACTTCGATAATACTCAAAGAACTGCCTTATATGGATAATCCATCTATGCGATGA
- a CDS encoding TonB-dependent receptor: MAQSSDDSATGDIIVTAQRVEQRLQDVPISITVFNQDQLTKRNVAVAADLAAYTPSLSINQRYGPEKSNFNIRGFNQDQNTAPTVGVYFAEVVGVRAQGGTTSGNSVGAGTFTDLQNVQVLKGPQGTLFGRNTTGGAILLTPKKPGDNLEGYVQGTYGNYDNKRVEAAINIPLADTFKIRLAVDRNKRDGFMKNLARNAAGNRVGPDAYNDLDYTYARLSIVADLTPDLENYTIFHYSKSTTNGYASRIVGCAQPVSQGGDLNIFSGTAGYSGTRDLQATSCNVQLARQNARGDSLYDIETSNANPFLDITTWQVINTTTWKASDHITIKNIASYGEFQERANFDLGSANFVVNGRDVGGTLTGAVATGFNLRRISSQLPNVVTPNGTPYGRIVLDTAGPNTANAAQGSFTEELQIQGSWDKLNFVMGGYLEFARPTGFSTGRTGIFLNCSRPQDLACSNPLLFGSISESATKLNFDNNGIFGQATYNFSDKLALTGGIRYTFDKIVGLTQGTRAGFSANATTGPLFADPVSGVNIARACTDSFRHNRVGPAADPAVVANPPAADRSVCTTTLTNKSSKPTWVIDLDFKPSQDLLFYAKYARGYRQGGLNFTNPGVESWKPEKTDNFEAGAKVSFRGAVSGYLNLAGFYNKIVNQQVFAGLTPDALNAALGVSGGNAVVNAGKSRIYGAEVDASATFFESLRFDLGYTYLDTKITAGGTAAVRGDGSQLGQLIVGSPFGTITPTSIVGKPFANTPKHRVTLTGSYTLPLDESIGRISFGATWVHTSSAVNDYSVPAFVNGIAVGYTPANDLVNLNLDWKGIAGSTIDAALFVTNLTKERYTVANGGGWNSAGVAEILLNQPRFYGVRLRYNFGQ, encoded by the coding sequence ATGGCGCAGAGCAGCGACGATAGCGCCACCGGCGACATCATCGTGACAGCTCAGCGCGTCGAGCAGCGCCTGCAGGACGTGCCGATCTCGATCACCGTGTTCAACCAGGACCAGCTGACCAAGCGCAACGTCGCGGTTGCGGCAGACCTCGCCGCCTACACGCCTTCGCTGTCGATCAATCAGCGTTACGGCCCCGAGAAGTCGAACTTCAATATCCGCGGCTTCAACCAGGACCAAAACACAGCCCCCACCGTCGGCGTTTACTTCGCCGAAGTCGTCGGCGTGCGCGCCCAAGGCGGCACGACCTCGGGCAACTCGGTGGGTGCCGGTACTTTCACTGATCTGCAGAACGTCCAGGTGCTAAAGGGTCCGCAGGGCACGCTGTTCGGCCGCAATACGACCGGCGGCGCTATCTTGCTCACGCCGAAGAAGCCCGGCGACAACCTGGAAGGCTATGTCCAGGGCACTTACGGCAACTACGATAACAAGCGTGTCGAGGCGGCGATCAACATCCCACTGGCCGACACCTTCAAGATCCGCCTGGCGGTCGATCGCAACAAGCGCGACGGGTTCATGAAGAACCTGGCGCGCAATGCTGCCGGCAACCGCGTCGGCCCCGACGCCTACAACGATCTCGACTACACCTATGCGCGCCTCAGCATCGTCGCTGATCTGACGCCCGACCTCGAGAACTACACGATCTTCCACTACAGCAAGTCGACCACTAACGGGTACGCCTCGCGGATTGTCGGCTGCGCACAGCCTGTTTCGCAAGGCGGTGACCTGAACATCTTTAGCGGAACCGCCGGCTACAGCGGCACCCGCGATCTCCAGGCCACGTCGTGCAATGTTCAGCTTGCTCGACAGAACGCGCGCGGCGACAGCCTCTACGATATCGAGACGAGCAACGCGAATCCGTTTCTCGACATTACCACGTGGCAGGTCATCAACACGACGACCTGGAAGGCCAGCGACCACATCACTATCAAGAACATCGCCAGCTACGGCGAATTCCAGGAACGGGCCAATTTCGACCTCGGAAGCGCCAATTTCGTGGTGAACGGCCGCGATGTCGGCGGCACTCTCACCGGCGCAGTGGCCACCGGTTTCAATTTGCGCCGCATAAGCTCGCAGTTGCCCAACGTTGTCACTCCGAACGGTACGCCTTATGGCCGCATCGTTCTTGACACTGCAGGACCCAACACCGCCAACGCAGCACAGGGCAGCTTCACTGAGGAACTGCAGATTCAAGGCAGCTGGGACAAGTTAAACTTCGTCATGGGGGGCTATCTGGAATTCGCGCGCCCGACTGGCTTCAGCACAGGCCGTACCGGCATCTTCCTGAATTGCTCGCGTCCGCAGGACCTCGCTTGTTCGAACCCGCTGCTGTTTGGATCCATCTCGGAATCTGCCACAAAGCTCAACTTCGACAATAACGGCATCTTCGGTCAGGCCACCTACAACTTTTCCGATAAGCTCGCGCTAACCGGTGGCATCCGCTATACCTTCGACAAGATTGTCGGCCTCACCCAAGGCACGCGCGCAGGCTTCTCGGCGAACGCTACGACTGGTCCGCTGTTCGCCGACCCGGTTAGCGGCGTGAACATCGCCCGTGCCTGCACCGACTCGTTTCGCCACAACCGGGTTGGGCCGGCTGCTGATCCTGCCGTCGTTGCAAACCCGCCCGCCGCCGACCGTAGTGTGTGCACGACCACCCTCACCAACAAGTCGAGCAAGCCTACCTGGGTAATCGACCTCGATTTTAAACCGTCTCAAGACCTGCTGTTCTACGCCAAGTACGCCCGTGGATATCGCCAGGGCGGCCTGAACTTCACTAATCCTGGGGTCGAGAGCTGGAAGCCCGAGAAGACCGACAACTTTGAAGCTGGCGCGAAGGTGAGCTTCCGGGGAGCAGTCAGTGGATACCTGAACCTCGCCGGTTTCTATAACAAGATCGTGAACCAGCAGGTTTTCGCTGGCCTTACCCCAGATGCGCTCAACGCGGCCTTGGGTGTGTCCGGTGGCAACGCGGTGGTCAACGCTGGCAAATCGCGCATCTACGGTGCGGAAGTCGATGCTTCGGCAACCTTCTTTGAAAGCCTTCGCTTCGATCTGGGCTATACCTACCTTGATACCAAGATCACTGCCGGCGGTACCGCAGCCGTGCGTGGCGACGGGTCCCAGCTGGGCCAGTTGATTGTCGGATCGCCGTTTGGCACCATTACTCCGACCTCGATCGTCGGCAAGCCGTTCGCCAATACGCCGAAGCACAGGGTCACACTCACCGGCAGCTACACATTGCCCCTCGACGAAAGCATCGGGCGCATTTCGTTTGGCGCAACCTGGGTGCACACCTCTAGTGCGGTCAATGACTACTCCGTCCCGGCCTTTGTCAACGGCATTGCCGTCGGCTACACGCCGGCCAACGACCTGGTGAACCTCAACCTCGACTGGAAGGGTATCGCCGGTTCGACTATCGACGCAGCCCTGTTCGTGACCAATCTCACGAAGGAGCGCTACACGGTAGCCAACGGTGGTGGCTGGAACTCGGCGGGCGTCGCCGAAATACTGCTTAATCAGCCGCGCTTCTACGGCGTGCGTCTGCGCTACAACTTCGGGCAGTAA
- a CDS encoding response regulator transcription factor, which produces MYDLVFVIDQDVKRRGSLSFYLNSHGTTAEPFENIDEFMQCWPRTGVVLINDDQDMVVALMHEIASRHTWLPVIAYSQEPEPERVVEAVLGGAVGYADWPGNGEALIAAVRHARARSNAAITSTTRRTMALSRIVQLTPREREILSGMVDGLSNREIGKVLAISPRTVELHRSHILIRTGAKNSAEAIRLAVEASLPSFDPAAGRNTGSHGAWPVAKPGEADVQKAGRASVAVVSSSGTAAT; this is translated from the coding sequence ATGTACGATCTTGTTTTCGTTATCGATCAGGACGTGAAGCGTCGCGGCTCTCTGTCCTTCTATCTCAACAGTCATGGGACCACCGCAGAGCCCTTCGAGAATATCGATGAGTTCATGCAATGTTGGCCGAGGACAGGTGTCGTGCTCATCAATGACGACCAGGATATGGTTGTAGCGCTGATGCACGAAATCGCGAGCCGGCATACCTGGCTACCGGTGATCGCCTATTCGCAGGAACCCGAGCCCGAACGCGTTGTCGAGGCCGTGCTCGGTGGGGCGGTGGGCTATGCCGACTGGCCGGGCAACGGTGAGGCACTGATCGCAGCCGTCCGCCACGCTCGCGCGCGTTCCAATGCAGCGATCACTTCCACCACGCGTCGGACCATGGCGCTCAGCCGTATAGTACAACTGACCCCGCGCGAACGCGAGATCCTCTCCGGAATGGTCGATGGTCTTAGCAATCGGGAGATAGGCAAAGTTCTTGCGATCAGTCCCCGAACGGTTGAGCTCCACCGGTCGCACATTCTTATCAGGACTGGCGCGAAAAACAGCGCGGAGGCTATCCGCCTGGCCGTGGAGGCATCGCTGCCATCGTTTGATCCGGCAGCCGGTCGCAATACGGGCTCGCACGGCGCGTGGCCTGTTGCCAAGCCTGGCGAAGCCGACGTGCAAAAAGCTGGACGCGCTTCGGTCGCGGTCGTCTCTTCATCAGGCACGGCAGCGACATGA
- a CDS encoding PilZ domain-containing protein, with protein sequence MSRRKIAASNIRDVDLEAYQSVNDYLDDLVAFAQEIEARLEHDMLLIPQPVPAALPPAEHEISPDRRSSQRTLTIYRLVQIDSGGDRGFARCRNISDSGVRLELSMPLEMGAAVEIAFSPSNVLPGRVVWKVDHSCGIAFNAEVDSAAVLSRSAAELHGNRARPFRLNANLPARVSSDGKSRGTTVMDISQRGVKLTHDGSFHRGMSIRVVLASGAEREGVVQWVKGDTAGVYFIEPFSVDELGSIRAL encoded by the coding sequence ATGTCTCGGAGAAAAATTGCGGCAAGCAACATACGGGATGTCGATCTCGAAGCGTATCAGTCCGTGAACGATTATCTCGACGACCTCGTAGCTTTTGCCCAGGAGATCGAGGCAAGGTTGGAGCACGATATGCTGCTGATACCGCAGCCTGTCCCAGCCGCTCTGCCGCCGGCCGAGCACGAAATCTCTCCGGACCGGCGCAGCTCGCAGCGAACACTTACCATCTATCGCTTAGTTCAGATCGATAGTGGCGGCGATCGTGGCTTCGCCCGTTGCCGGAACATTTCGGACTCCGGTGTCCGGCTCGAGCTTAGCATGCCCCTGGAAATGGGCGCCGCCGTCGAAATCGCGTTCTCTCCCAGCAATGTTCTACCGGGCCGGGTCGTCTGGAAAGTCGATCATAGCTGCGGAATCGCATTCAATGCCGAGGTGGACAGTGCCGCGGTGTTGAGCAGATCTGCTGCGGAATTGCATGGTAATCGGGCGCGCCCGTTTCGGCTAAACGCGAATTTGCCGGCTCGGGTAAGTTCGGATGGTAAGAGCCGCGGCACCACGGTGATGGATATATCGCAGCGCGGTGTGAAGCTCACTCACGACGGCAGCTTTCATCGCGGCATGAGCATACGGGTTGTGCTCGCTTCTGGCGCAGAACGGGAAGGTGTCGTGCAATGGGTTAAAGGTGATACTGCCGGCGTCTATTTCATCGAACCTTTCAGCGTTGATGAACTAGGGTCCATAAGAGCCCTGTAG
- a CDS encoding TonB-dependent receptor — protein sequence MQHVQLDSTSASNRQAAMVRALGAVSLLALGWCAPALAQDATPQTEGTRAYVENGDIIVTARKRQESILKVPVVVTAVSDQKLDSVQATQIMDLPKLVPGLVLGTNLLSIGPQVSLRGIGTSSYDPGVDQSVSLNIDGLSLGQGLAFGSGLFDVQQVEVLKGPQALFYGKSSPGGVISLRTSDPGDKLELIARAGYEIEGREGRGELIASGPVTDTLGLRLATTYSEGQGYFRNVAVPILSTGASAPYARETRPRNFIVRGTLLWKPVSEFSARLKVNHAYDHAVDGEVAQLANCPDGPGQSFGFGGFGPALGLSPVDPIPFIGGDNCKLDRNLRIPYLNPSFFPGIPNNGVPYLQNKQNYGTLELNYDLSPQLALTSTTAYYNLKSSSMVNPTHTTAAAPTFAVTNRFSRREFTQELRLNSDFAGPLNLTLGGFYENGRLIDRVHFIRNTAYGFLSPAIVGANILNDDRATTVDIKTYSLFGQIRYKLSDQLELAGGVRWTDETREERVFDYQNNVDITPFLPNPRVHSSNFSPEATITYTPTDDLTVFASYKKGYKSGSFKVAVPAVKGEDNSFGDEQVQGGETGIKARLADHSILTNVSGYYYTYKGLQVGGIADSVGGVPVITTVNAGKAITYGVDFDISYRPRSIEGLSLNASLNWNHARYKDLNNIPCIAGQTISAGCNQFFAVNANQTPPGPTGATIVNGKYGFYTAQDLSNTPMVRAPQWAANFGFDYTMPIGSGMKLMFTNNNQYSSKFVTFPAVGRPNNDNYQGSFIKVDAGLTLKDANDRWEVAVIGKNITDKITASNCSATNFAGGIALGGAITGGHGVWSRGVCRVRLQYRYRQVDLAAPYLSAFRIAYYRGDELASSPNRSE from the coding sequence ATGCAACATGTTCAACTCGACAGTACAAGTGCGTCCAATCGGCAGGCGGCGATGGTCAGAGCGCTAGGCGCAGTCTCGCTGCTCGCGCTTGGTTGGTGTGCTCCGGCGCTAGCGCAGGACGCTACACCGCAGACAGAAGGTACGCGTGCCTACGTCGAGAACGGTGACATCATTGTCACCGCCCGAAAGCGGCAGGAGTCCATTCTCAAGGTGCCGGTAGTTGTGACAGCGGTTTCAGATCAGAAGCTCGACAGCGTACAGGCGACGCAGATCATGGACTTGCCCAAGCTGGTCCCTGGCCTCGTACTAGGCACCAACTTGCTTTCGATCGGGCCGCAAGTCTCGCTGCGCGGCATAGGCACCTCATCGTACGATCCAGGCGTCGATCAGTCCGTTTCACTGAACATCGATGGGCTCTCGCTCGGCCAGGGCCTTGCTTTCGGCAGCGGGTTGTTTGACGTCCAGCAAGTCGAAGTCCTGAAGGGCCCACAGGCGCTATTTTACGGTAAGAGCAGCCCTGGCGGCGTAATCTCGCTACGCACCTCTGATCCGGGCGACAAACTCGAATTAATCGCTCGCGCCGGCTATGAGATCGAAGGCCGCGAGGGCAGAGGGGAATTGATCGCTTCGGGCCCAGTAACCGACACCTTGGGCCTTCGTCTCGCCACCACTTATTCGGAGGGACAGGGATATTTCCGCAATGTCGCAGTCCCGATCCTTTCGACCGGCGCCAGCGCTCCCTATGCCCGCGAGACGCGGCCACGCAACTTCATCGTACGCGGTACTCTGCTGTGGAAACCCGTTTCGGAATTCTCCGCGCGGCTTAAAGTCAACCATGCCTATGATCACGCCGTAGACGGCGAGGTTGCGCAACTTGCCAACTGCCCCGACGGACCAGGCCAATCCTTCGGGTTCGGCGGCTTTGGACCCGCCTTGGGTCTGTCACCCGTGGATCCTATCCCTTTCATCGGAGGCGACAACTGCAAGCTCGATAGGAATTTACGGATTCCGTATCTCAACCCGTCGTTTTTCCCGGGAATTCCTAACAATGGTGTGCCCTACCTCCAGAACAAACAAAACTATGGCACTCTGGAGCTGAACTACGACCTATCTCCGCAACTCGCGCTTACCTCGACCACGGCATACTACAATCTTAAGTCTAGCAGCATGGTCAACCCGACCCATACCACCGCGGCAGCGCCGACATTTGCCGTGACCAACCGGTTTAGCCGGCGAGAATTTACGCAGGAGCTTCGGCTCAACAGCGACTTCGCGGGGCCGCTAAATCTCACGCTTGGCGGATTTTACGAGAACGGGCGCCTGATCGACCGGGTGCATTTCATCCGCAACACTGCTTACGGGTTTCTCAGCCCGGCGATCGTGGGCGCGAATATCCTCAATGACGACCGCGCGACCACGGTCGATATCAAGACCTACTCGTTGTTCGGACAGATTCGCTACAAACTGAGCGATCAATTGGAACTGGCGGGCGGTGTGCGCTGGACTGACGAAACGCGCGAGGAACGCGTCTTTGATTATCAGAACAATGTGGACATCACTCCGTTTCTGCCCAACCCGCGAGTCCATTCCAGTAATTTCTCGCCTGAAGCGACTATCACCTACACACCGACCGACGATCTGACCGTGTTTGCGTCCTACAAGAAGGGCTACAAGTCTGGGTCGTTCAAGGTCGCAGTGCCGGCAGTGAAGGGAGAGGACAACTCGTTTGGCGATGAGCAGGTCCAGGGCGGTGAGACTGGCATCAAGGCTCGGTTGGCCGACCATAGCATCCTGACAAATGTTTCGGGCTACTATTATACCTATAAAGGCCTACAGGTCGGCGGAATTGCAGACTCGGTTGGCGGCGTTCCGGTGATCACCACTGTCAATGCGGGTAAGGCCATAACGTATGGCGTTGATTTCGATATTTCCTATCGGCCGCGGTCGATCGAAGGGCTAAGTCTCAATGCCTCGCTTAACTGGAACCATGCGCGCTACAAGGATCTGAATAACATTCCTTGTATAGCTGGCCAGACTATATCCGCGGGCTGCAATCAGTTCTTCGCGGTAAATGCCAACCAAACGCCGCCTGGACCGACGGGCGCCACGATCGTCAACGGAAAGTACGGTTTTTATACCGCGCAGGACCTTTCCAATACACCAATGGTAAGGGCGCCGCAGTGGGCGGCGAACTTTGGCTTCGACTACACGATGCCGATCGGCTCGGGCATGAAGCTGATGTTCACTAATAACAATCAGTACTCCTCCAAATTTGTAACTTTCCCTGCTGTAGGCCGTCCGAACAATGACAACTATCAGGGCTCCTTCATCAAGGTCGATGCCGGGCTTACGCTGAAGGACGCGAACGATCGCTGGGAAGTGGCAGTCATTGGCAAGAATATCACCGATAAGATTACTGCTTCCAACTGCTCGGCAACAAACTTCGCCGGTGGTATCGCTCTGGGCGGTGCGATCACGGGGGGGCACGGTGTCTGGTCCCGCGGGGTTTGCCGAGTCCGGTTGCAATACCGATATCGGCAGGTCGATCTGGCTGCGCCTTACCTTTCGGCCTTTCGGATAGCGTACTACCGAGGGGATGAGCTTGCCTCATCCCCCAATCGGTCTGAATAA
- a CDS encoding MFS transporter, which produces MSPDMDALANIESAVPEPGAAAADDKQPTGRLIAHSLLNTAVTGVQLPIGVYLPAIYAQQYGISLTVLGAIFLVERIWGTATDPLVGWLCDKTRSRLGRRKVWIGAGSVLFVAMNALLFFPPAGVTPAFLVAVLLVTFLSLSMIQIPYYAWSGELSGDYHERTRITAYQTIASGLALFSVLLMPTLADRFYPGDQMMKLHGMGAAIILPVIPTVLLAFWAFPDHSVATPRVKAAKVPWRQASRAVRSEKVLFRVMTADLVITFAQGLRGALFVFFVSFVVGKPEWAGGLFLFQFVIGIFAAPIWQWIARIKGKHRALIATELGQAAVNIGLVLVGAGDIPLLLALTVAQGLMQGSGNMLLRAMLADIADEYRLRTGVNRTAMLFSVFSVSGKAGVALPVGIALPLIAWFGFDPKLAANTPTALTAVALVFSLGPGLAHLIGAALVRSFDIDEDRQVKIREELAMRAAD; this is translated from the coding sequence ATGTCGCCTGACATGGATGCTTTAGCCAACATCGAGAGCGCTGTGCCCGAGCCCGGGGCGGCGGCGGCCGATGACAAACAGCCAACCGGTCGTCTCATCGCGCATTCGCTGCTGAATACGGCGGTCACGGGCGTGCAGCTTCCTATCGGTGTCTATCTGCCTGCGATCTACGCGCAGCAGTACGGCATTTCGCTCACGGTGCTGGGCGCGATCTTCCTTGTCGAGCGTATCTGGGGGACGGCGACCGATCCGCTAGTCGGCTGGCTGTGCGACAAGACGCGCAGCCGGCTCGGCCGGCGCAAGGTGTGGATCGGGGCTGGCTCGGTGTTGTTCGTGGCGATGAACGCTTTGCTGTTTTTCCCGCCCGCCGGCGTGACGCCAGCCTTTCTCGTGGCCGTGCTACTCGTCACCTTCCTGTCGCTGTCGATGATTCAGATCCCATACTACGCCTGGTCGGGCGAGCTTTCAGGCGACTATCATGAGCGGACCCGGATCACCGCGTACCAGACCATAGCCAGCGGGCTGGCCCTATTCTCAGTCCTGCTGATGCCAACGCTAGCCGATAGGTTTTATCCCGGCGACCAGATGATGAAGCTTCACGGCATGGGCGCGGCGATCATTCTGCCGGTGATTCCGACCGTGCTGCTGGCCTTCTGGGCCTTTCCCGACCATAGCGTAGCCACCCCGCGGGTGAAGGCTGCCAAAGTCCCGTGGCGGCAGGCATCCCGCGCGGTCAGATCCGAGAAAGTACTGTTCCGCGTCATGACGGCCGACCTGGTCATCACTTTCGCGCAGGGGCTGCGCGGGGCGCTGTTCGTGTTTTTCGTCAGCTTCGTGGTCGGCAAACCCGAGTGGGCAGGTGGGCTGTTCCTGTTCCAGTTCGTCATCGGCATCTTCGCTGCGCCGATTTGGCAATGGATCGCAAGGATCAAGGGCAAGCACCGCGCACTGATCGCCACCGAACTGGGTCAGGCGGCGGTCAACATCGGGCTCGTCCTCGTCGGCGCGGGCGACATCCCGCTGCTGCTAGCGCTTACTGTTGCACAGGGGCTGATGCAGGGGTCGGGCAACATGCTGCTGCGCGCGATGCTGGCGGACATCGCCGACGAGTACCGGTTGCGCACCGGGGTGAACCGCACGGCGATGCTGTTTTCAGTGTTCAGCGTTTCGGGCAAAGCTGGTGTCGCCCTGCCGGTGGGCATCGCGCTACCGCTAATCGCTTGGTTCGGCTTCGATCCTAAACTTGCGGCCAATACCCCGACGGCGCTAACCGCCGTGGCGCTGGTCTTCTCGCTCGGGCCGGGGTTGGCCCATCTTATAGGCGCAGCCCTTGTTCGGAGCTTCGATATCGACGAGGATCGTCAAGTCAAAATCCGGGAAGAACTGGCAATGAGGGCAGCGGACTAG